From the Burkholderia ubonensis genome, one window contains:
- a CDS encoding bifunctional 2',3'-cyclic-nucleotide 2'-phosphodiesterase/3'-nucleotidase, giving the protein MRFPSLLRHRAPAAAALASLAFLAACNGDDVTAPPSSQAPAGTKATLALLETTDLHTNVLSYDYFKLAADNSLGFERVSTLIAQARAQYPNTLLLDNGDTIQGTALADYQALVNPVGCDQMLAIYKVMNAAKFDGGGIGNHEFNYGLPYLSQVTGNTFDVDGMPPQQKKCAGPAFPQVLANVISAKTNAPLFTPYTILTRTITATTPDGKTVSAPVKVGIIGFTPPAIMNWDKRWLDGKVYTTGLKEAAEKYIPEMRAKGAELVVAISHGGLDNSAYSPTMENGSWWLSTVPGIDAMLIGHSHQVFPDANSTVPQFNLPGVDKVKGTVNGVPTVMANYWGKHLGVIKLGLAFDGKTWSVDKSLTTVEARPIQNADKSYVAADPSVAAAIAAEHQATINYVKTPIGSTDYRMTSYFADVGDPGAIQIVNEAQADYVARYVQANLPQYASLPVLSVSAPFKSGFGGGNDFTDVAPGALAINNAADLYLYPNTVYAVKVSGADVKNWLETAAKRFNRIDPTQATVQKLVSSFPGYNFDMFTSADLSYEIDVTQPVGSRIRNLAYKGAPIDPNGQFIVATNNYRASGGGNFPGLDGSKTIFASPDANRDVLIAFIKKRGAITRAADGAQRSWRFTKLASSVAHVQFASAPNRLADAAAAGLTGITQVAADDGSGKNLATYEIDLTQ; this is encoded by the coding sequence ATGCGATTCCCCTCGCTTCTCCGCCATCGCGCGCCGGCAGCCGCCGCGCTCGCGAGCCTCGCCTTTCTCGCCGCGTGCAACGGCGACGACGTGACCGCCCCGCCGTCGTCGCAGGCGCCCGCCGGCACCAAGGCGACCCTCGCGCTGCTCGAGACGACCGACCTGCACACGAACGTGCTCTCGTATGACTATTTCAAGCTCGCGGCGGACAACTCGCTCGGCTTCGAGCGCGTGTCGACGCTGATCGCGCAGGCGCGCGCGCAGTACCCGAACACGCTCCTGCTCGACAACGGCGACACGATCCAGGGCACCGCGCTCGCCGACTACCAGGCGCTCGTGAACCCGGTCGGCTGCGACCAGATGCTCGCGATCTACAAGGTGATGAACGCGGCGAAGTTCGACGGCGGCGGGATCGGCAACCATGAATTCAACTACGGGCTGCCGTACCTGTCGCAGGTGACCGGCAACACGTTCGACGTCGACGGCATGCCCCCGCAGCAGAAGAAGTGCGCGGGCCCGGCGTTCCCGCAGGTGCTCGCGAACGTGATCAGCGCGAAGACCAACGCGCCCCTCTTCACGCCGTACACGATCCTGACCCGCACGATCACCGCGACCACGCCGGACGGCAAGACGGTCAGCGCGCCGGTGAAGGTCGGCATCATCGGCTTCACGCCGCCCGCGATCATGAACTGGGACAAGCGCTGGCTCGACGGCAAGGTCTACACGACCGGCCTGAAGGAAGCGGCCGAGAAGTACATTCCGGAGATGCGCGCGAAGGGCGCGGAGCTCGTCGTCGCGATCTCGCACGGCGGGCTCGACAACTCGGCGTACTCGCCGACGATGGAAAACGGCAGCTGGTGGCTGTCGACCGTGCCGGGCATCGACGCGATGCTGATCGGCCACTCGCACCAGGTGTTCCCGGATGCGAACAGCACGGTGCCGCAGTTCAACCTGCCGGGCGTCGACAAGGTCAAGGGCACCGTCAACGGCGTGCCGACCGTGATGGCGAACTACTGGGGCAAGCACCTCGGCGTGATCAAGCTCGGCCTCGCGTTCGACGGCAAGACCTGGAGCGTCGACAAGTCGCTCACGACCGTCGAGGCGCGCCCGATCCAGAACGCGGACAAGAGCTACGTCGCCGCCGACCCGTCGGTGGCGGCCGCGATCGCCGCCGAGCACCAGGCGACGATCAACTATGTGAAGACGCCGATCGGCTCGACCGACTACCGGATGACCTCGTATTTCGCCGACGTCGGCGATCCGGGCGCGATCCAGATCGTCAACGAGGCGCAGGCCGACTACGTCGCGCGCTACGTGCAGGCGAACCTGCCGCAGTACGCGTCGCTGCCGGTGCTGTCGGTCAGCGCGCCGTTCAAGAGCGGCTTCGGCGGCGGCAACGACTTCACCGACGTCGCGCCGGGCGCGCTCGCGATCAACAACGCGGCCGACCTGTACCTGTACCCGAACACCGTCTACGCGGTGAAGGTGAGCGGCGCGGACGTGAAGAACTGGCTCGAGACCGCCGCGAAGCGCTTCAACCGGATCGATCCGACGCAGGCGACCGTGCAGAAGCTCGTCAGCAGCTTCCCCGGCTACAACTTCGACATGTTCACGTCCGCCGATCTGTCGTACGAGATCGACGTCACGCAGCCGGTCGGCAGCCGGATCAGGAACCTGGCGTACAAGGGCGCGCCGATCGACCCGAACGGGCAGTTCATCGTCGCGACCAACAATTACCGCGCGAGCGGCGGCGGCAACTTCCCCGGCCTCGACGGCAGCAAGACGATCTTCGCGTCGCCGGACGCGAACCGCGACGTGCTGATCGCGTTCATCAAGAAGCGCGGCGCGATCACGCGCGCGGCGGACGGCGCGCAGCGCAGCTGGCGCTTCACGAAGCTCGCGAGCTCGGTCGCGCACGTGCAGTTCGCGTCCGCGCCGAACCGCCTCGCCGACGCGGCGGCGGCCGGCCTGACCGGCATCACGCAGGTCGCGGCCGACGACGGCTCGGGCAAGAACCTCGCCACCTACGAGATCGACCTGACGCAATGA
- a CDS encoding MlaE family ABC transporter permease, translating to MDFDTPPGLSVDAGGPGPTVRLYGQWTALALARNRGVVARRVAGLAKGRVREWDLSGIERIDHVGGQALWRVWGRKLPDGIALTETQRTIFERIERLDRQREAPERIARIDPVTRLGRALFTFAEHLQGGIAMFGRVMLDALSVLRRPKTMPWKETSANVYSAGAQALPITALVAFLIGIVLSYLSAQQLQMFGANRYIVNILGLSVIRELGPVLSAILVAGRSGSAITARIGVMRVTEELDAMRVMGIPHGLRLVLPRVLALGVAMPLLVMWTNIIALTGGALAAKLALGIDFSFFVRSLPGVVPIANLYIGLGKGVVFGMLIALVACHFGFRIKANSQSLGEGTTTSVVTSITVVILADAVFAMLFQNVGLG from the coding sequence TTGGATTTCGACACTCCTCCCGGCCTGTCGGTCGATGCCGGCGGCCCGGGCCCGACCGTGCGCCTGTACGGACAGTGGACCGCGCTCGCGCTGGCGCGCAATCGCGGCGTCGTCGCGCGCCGCGTCGCGGGGCTCGCGAAAGGCCGCGTGCGCGAATGGGACCTGTCCGGCATCGAGCGGATCGACCACGTCGGCGGCCAGGCGCTGTGGCGGGTCTGGGGCCGCAAGCTGCCGGACGGCATCGCGCTCACCGAGACCCAGCGCACGATCTTCGAGCGCATCGAACGGCTCGACCGCCAGCGCGAGGCGCCCGAGCGCATCGCGCGCATCGATCCCGTCACGCGCCTCGGCCGCGCGCTCTTCACGTTCGCCGAGCATCTGCAGGGCGGCATCGCGATGTTCGGCCGCGTGATGCTCGACGCGCTGTCGGTGCTGCGCCGGCCGAAGACGATGCCGTGGAAGGAGACGTCGGCGAACGTCTACAGCGCGGGCGCGCAGGCGCTGCCGATCACCGCGCTCGTCGCGTTCCTGATCGGCATCGTGCTGAGCTACCTGTCCGCGCAGCAGCTGCAGATGTTCGGCGCGAACCGGTATATCGTGAACATCCTGGGGCTGTCGGTGATCCGCGAGCTCGGGCCGGTGCTGTCGGCGATCCTCGTCGCCGGCCGCTCGGGCTCGGCGATCACCGCGCGGATCGGCGTGATGCGCGTGACGGAGGAGCTCGACGCGATGCGCGTGATGGGCATCCCGCACGGGCTGCGGCTGGTCCTGCCGCGGGTGCTCGCGCTCGGCGTCGCGATGCCGCTGCTCGTGATGTGGACCAACATCATCGCGCTCACGGGCGGCGCGCTCGCCGCGAAGCTCGCGCTCGGCATCGACTTCAGCTTCTTCGTGCGCTCGCTGCCGGGCGTCGTGCCGATCGCGAACCTGTACATCGGGCTCGGCAAGGGCGTCGTGTTCGGCATGCTGATCGCGCTCGTCGCGTGCCATTTCGGCTTCCGGATCAAGGCGAACTCGCAGAGCCTCGGCGAAGGCACGACGACGTCGGTCGTCACGTCGATCACGGTCGTGATCCTCGCCGACGCGGTGTTCGCGATGCTGTTTCAGAACGTGGGGCTCGGATGA
- a CDS encoding ABC transporter ATP-binding protein, protein MNMLNLPTTDDAAPAGAAQRDELVIEVRNLTKRYGRNIIHQKLDFDVRRGEIVSIVGGSGSGKTTLVRQILGLERPTSGTIKVFGEDTSKIDAATSRVMRTRSGMLFQQGALFSSMTVFDNVAQPLRELGRVPADLLHDIVMLKLEMVGLPCKHASKMPAALSGGMVKRVGIARAIALEPELLFLDEPTAGLDPQASEEFVELIATLHRTLGLTVVMVTHDLDTMVALSTRVAVLADRKVLVAAPVEEAASVDHPFIHEYFLGLRGRRALQALPPERRAKLPPAALEPAPASVEL, encoded by the coding sequence ATGAACATGCTGAACCTGCCGACAACCGATGACGCGGCGCCCGCCGGCGCTGCGCAGCGCGACGAGCTCGTGATCGAGGTGCGCAACCTGACGAAGCGCTACGGACGCAACATCATCCACCAGAAGCTCGACTTCGACGTGCGGCGCGGCGAGATCGTGTCGATCGTCGGCGGCTCGGGCTCGGGCAAGACGACGCTGGTGCGGCAGATCCTCGGCCTCGAGCGGCCGACGTCGGGCACGATCAAGGTGTTCGGCGAGGATACGTCGAAGATCGACGCGGCGACGTCGCGCGTGATGCGCACCCGTTCCGGGATGCTGTTCCAGCAGGGCGCGCTGTTCTCGTCGATGACGGTGTTCGACAACGTCGCGCAGCCGCTGCGCGAGCTCGGCCGCGTGCCGGCCGACCTGCTGCACGACATCGTGATGCTCAAGCTCGAGATGGTCGGGCTGCCGTGCAAGCATGCGTCGAAGATGCCGGCCGCGCTGTCGGGCGGGATGGTGAAGCGGGTCGGCATCGCGCGCGCGATCGCGCTCGAGCCGGAGCTGCTGTTCCTCGACGAGCCGACGGCGGGGCTCGACCCGCAGGCGTCGGAAGAATTCGTCGAGCTGATCGCGACGCTGCACCGCACGCTCGGGCTGACCGTCGTGATGGTGACGCACGATCTCGACACGATGGTCGCGCTGTCGACGCGCGTCGCGGTGCTCGCCGACCGCAAGGTGCTGGTCGCCGCGCCGGTCGAGGAGGCCGCGAGCGTCGACCACCCGTTCATCCACGAATATTTTCTGGGGCTGCGCGGCCGGCGCGCGCTGCAGGCGCTGCCGCCCGAGCGGCGCGCGAAGCTGCCGCCGGCAGCCCTCGAACCGGCGCCGGCGAGCGTCGAGCTGTAG
- a CDS encoding MlaD family protein translates to MENKSHAFWAGLFTIALTLAIAGAVFWFNVDRAVRIPYDLIARTNVTGLFPDAAVRFRGLDVGKVQSIGFDRSRPGQIRIRILVDKDAPITQSTFGSLGFQGVTGIAFVQLDDTGTDLSPLPSSVKAVAQIPMHPSLFDQIQQRGDVLLRQLELAAKSANELMSPEMREQLRATAESLQHAADGAATLSKQLGPAVAALPGTMHEVNRAMASANTLLQPNGPLVANLNKAGTAAEHIGDALNELNARVQYDTLPRFNALAASVGDASRQLKDVAGELGRNPRSLLFGAPGAAPGPGEAGFVWPGATAH, encoded by the coding sequence ATGGAAAACAAATCTCATGCGTTCTGGGCCGGCCTGTTCACGATCGCGCTGACGCTCGCGATCGCGGGCGCCGTGTTCTGGTTCAACGTCGATCGCGCCGTGCGGATTCCGTACGACCTGATCGCGCGCACCAACGTCACCGGGCTGTTTCCGGACGCGGCGGTGCGCTTTCGCGGCCTCGACGTCGGCAAGGTGCAGTCGATCGGCTTCGACCGCTCGCGCCCCGGGCAGATCCGCATCCGCATCTTGGTCGACAAGGACGCGCCGATCACGCAGTCGACGTTCGGCAGCCTCGGCTTCCAGGGCGTGACGGGCATCGCGTTCGTGCAGCTCGACGACACGGGCACCGACCTGTCGCCGCTGCCGTCATCGGTGAAGGCGGTCGCGCAGATCCCGATGCACCCGAGCCTGTTCGACCAGATCCAGCAGCGCGGCGACGTGCTGCTGCGGCAGCTCGAACTGGCGGCGAAGAGCGCGAACGAGCTGATGTCGCCCGAGATGCGCGAGCAGCTGCGCGCGACGGCGGAAAGCCTGCAGCACGCGGCGGACGGCGCGGCGACGCTGTCGAAGCAGCTCGGCCCGGCGGTCGCGGCGCTGCCCGGCACGATGCACGAGGTGAACCGCGCGATGGCGTCGGCGAACACGCTGCTGCAGCCGAACGGGCCGCTCGTCGCGAACCTGAACAAGGCCGGCACGGCCGCCGAGCATATCGGCGACGCGCTCAACGAGCTGAACGCGCGCGTGCAGTACGACACGCTGCCGCGCTTCAATGCGCTGGCGGCGAGCGTCGGCGACGCGTCGCGCCAGCTGAAGGACGTCGCGGGCGAGCTCGGCCGCAATCCGCGCAGCCTGCTGTTCGGCGCGCCGGGCGCGGCGCCCGGGCCGGGCGAGGCGGGCTTCGTCTGGCCGGGCGCGACGGCCCACTGA
- a CDS encoding ABC-type transport auxiliary lipoprotein family protein, protein MQEHVMSRTLARALRPAAAALAALTLALAAGCASENAALSNARYDLGPAGPVATAAGRGPALKVLDVAAPEALDSDKFVYRLAYADAQRMAVYRDSRWTAPPAQLLTQRLRGALSSRGAVLEGADGVRAPTLRIDLSEFEQVFDGESQSHGAVTARATLTQDGKVLGQRTFVARAPSSTPDAAGGARALAMASDDLVAQIAAWVGMQAYAGTP, encoded by the coding sequence ATGCAGGAACACGTCATGTCCCGAACCCTCGCCCGCGCGCTGCGCCCGGCCGCCGCCGCGCTGGCCGCGCTGACGCTCGCGCTCGCGGCCGGCTGCGCCAGCGAAAACGCGGCGCTGTCGAACGCCCGCTATGACCTCGGCCCGGCCGGGCCGGTCGCGACCGCCGCCGGCCGCGGCCCCGCGCTGAAGGTGCTCGACGTCGCCGCGCCCGAAGCGCTCGATTCGGACAAGTTCGTCTACCGGCTCGCCTATGCGGATGCGCAGCGCATGGCCGTCTACCGCGACAGCCGCTGGACCGCGCCGCCCGCGCAACTGCTCACGCAGCGGCTGCGCGGCGCGCTGTCGTCGCGCGGCGCGGTGCTCGAGGGCGCCGACGGCGTGCGCGCGCCGACGCTGCGGATCGACCTTAGCGAGTTCGAGCAGGTGTTCGACGGCGAGTCGCAAAGCCACGGCGCCGTCACCGCGCGCGCGACGCTCACGCAGGACGGCAAGGTGCTCGGCCAGCGCACGTTCGTCGCGCGCGCGCCGTCGAGCACGCCGGACGCCGCCGGCGGCGCGCGCGCGCTCGCGATGGCGAGCGACGACCTCGTCGCGCAGATCGCCGCCTGGGTCGGCATGCAGGCCTACGCGGGCACGCCGTAA
- a CDS encoding VanZ family protein, translated as MSVPGSPRASALARQALAAYAALIVYASLYPFDGWTALGIGPFDYLFAPMQRYVTAFDVVTNVLGYLPFGALAVLALHPRWRGVGATLIAGVVLGALLSGAMEALQTYLPTRVASNLDLAANALGALLGAALMAPATGALLDRGALRRLRFAWFQPDGATPLLLAALWPFAILFPSPFLFGIGDWPAALWERADASMQDALLAWLLAAWHVSAWPERVDGWLSDSGWEAVLGGLMLFPALAIASLAMRPRAPRVRFLIVLVAVALVLKSAATFMQSATGLVVVWATPGARLGIELGFAAALAALYVPDAWRAALAAAALVAGVALVNLLPVNPFFDFTLSGWRQGRYVHFNSIARWLAWIWPYAALIWLGLRVERAWLPAVRPGRPRR; from the coding sequence ATGAGCGTGCCCGGCTCGCCCCGCGCATCGGCGCTGGCGCGGCAGGCGCTCGCCGCGTACGCGGCGCTCATCGTCTACGCGTCGCTGTATCCGTTCGACGGCTGGACCGCGCTCGGCATCGGCCCGTTCGACTACCTGTTCGCGCCGATGCAGCGCTACGTGACCGCGTTCGACGTGGTGACGAACGTCCTCGGCTACCTGCCGTTCGGCGCCCTCGCGGTGCTCGCGCTGCATCCGCGCTGGCGCGGCGTCGGCGCGACGCTGATCGCCGGCGTCGTGCTCGGCGCGCTGCTGTCCGGGGCGATGGAGGCGCTGCAGACCTACCTGCCGACGCGCGTCGCGTCGAATCTCGATCTCGCCGCCAACGCGCTCGGCGCGCTGCTGGGCGCGGCGCTCATGGCGCCCGCGACCGGCGCGCTGCTCGATCGCGGCGCGCTCAGGCGGCTGCGCTTCGCGTGGTTCCAGCCGGACGGCGCGACGCCGCTGCTGCTGGCCGCGCTCTGGCCGTTCGCGATCCTGTTTCCTTCCCCGTTCCTGTTCGGCATCGGCGACTGGCCGGCCGCGCTGTGGGAGCGCGCCGACGCGTCGATGCAGGACGCGCTGCTCGCGTGGCTGCTGGCCGCGTGGCACGTGTCGGCATGGCCCGAGCGGGTCGACGGCTGGCTGTCCGATTCCGGATGGGAGGCCGTGCTCGGCGGACTGATGCTGTTCCCCGCGCTCGCGATCGCGTCGCTCGCGATGCGGCCGCGCGCGCCGCGCGTGCGGTTCCTGATCGTGCTCGTCGCCGTGGCGCTCGTGCTGAAGTCCGCCGCGACGTTCATGCAGTCGGCCACCGGGCTCGTCGTCGTGTGGGCGACGCCCGGCGCGCGGCTCGGCATCGAGCTCGGCTTCGCGGCGGCGCTCGCCGCGCTGTACGTGCCCGATGCATGGCGGGCGGCGCTCGCCGCCGCCGCGCTCGTCGCGGGCGTCGCGCTCGTCAACCTGCTGCCCGTCAACCCGTTCTTCGACTTCACGCTGTCCGGCTGGCGGCAGGGGCGCTACGTGCACTTCAACAGCATCGCGCGCTGGCTCGCGTGGATCTGGCCCTACGCGGCGCTGATCTGGCTCGGGCTGCGCGTCGAGCGCGCGTGGCTGCCGGCCGTCCGGCCCGGACGGCCGCGCCGGTGA
- a CDS encoding (2Fe-2S) ferredoxin domain-containing protein, producing MDSYYQHHVFFCLNQREPGAERPSCAQCDAQTMQEYAKKRVKELGLAGPGKVRINKAGCLDRCEEGPVMVVYPEGTWYTYVDRADIDEIVESHLRDGKVVDRLKI from the coding sequence ATGGATTCCTACTACCAGCACCACGTCTTCTTCTGCCTGAACCAGCGCGAGCCCGGCGCCGAACGTCCGAGCTGCGCGCAGTGCGACGCGCAGACCATGCAGGAATACGCGAAAAAGCGCGTGAAGGAGCTCGGCCTCGCCGGGCCGGGCAAGGTCCGCATCAACAAGGCCGGCTGCCTCGACCGCTGCGAGGAGGGGCCCGTGATGGTCGTCTATCCGGAAGGCACGTGGTACACGTATGTCGACCGCGCCGACATCGACGAGATCGTCGAATCGCACCTGCGCGACGGCAAGGTCGTCGACCGCCTGAAGATCTGA
- a CDS encoding alpha/beta hydrolase, with amino-acid sequence MNAHTQKSLIAGPVGQIEIAVDLPDAVREGRAAPRGIALVAHPHPLFGGTMDNKVAQTLARTLVQLNYVVYRSNFRGVGATEGVHDNGLGEADDLLAVLAHMRAQPAYADLPLVLAGFSFGTFVLSHVAKRLRDAGDAIERMVFVGTAASRWQVADVPENTLVIHGETDDTVPIASVYDWARPQELPVVVIPGAEHFFHRKLHVLKRVVIDAWR; translated from the coding sequence ATGAACGCACATACGCAGAAGTCGCTGATCGCCGGCCCCGTCGGCCAGATCGAGATCGCCGTCGACCTGCCCGACGCGGTGCGCGAAGGGCGCGCCGCGCCGCGCGGCATCGCGCTCGTCGCGCATCCGCACCCGCTGTTCGGCGGCACGATGGACAACAAGGTCGCGCAAACCCTGGCGCGCACGCTCGTGCAGCTCAACTACGTCGTCTACCGGTCGAACTTCCGCGGCGTCGGCGCGACCGAAGGCGTGCACGACAACGGCCTCGGCGAGGCCGACGACCTGCTCGCGGTGCTCGCGCACATGCGCGCGCAGCCCGCGTATGCGGACCTGCCGCTCGTGCTGGCCGGCTTCTCGTTCGGCACCTTCGTGCTGTCGCACGTCGCGAAGCGGCTGCGCGACGCGGGCGACGCGATCGAGCGGATGGTGTTCGTCGGCACGGCCGCGAGCCGCTGGCAGGTCGCCGACGTGCCGGAGAACACGCTCGTGATCCACGGCGAGACCGACGACACGGTGCCGATCGCGTCGGTGTACGACTGGGCGCGGCCGCAGGAGTTGCCCGTCGTCGTGATTCCCGGCGCCGAGCATTTCTTTCATCGCAAGCTGCATGTGCTCAAGCGCGTCGTGATCGACGCGTGGCGCTAG
- a CDS encoding D-alanyl-D-alanine carboxypeptidase family protein, whose translation MRLSSQGLKSLASSIAFGTAARNVALGVMLPVALASTIVAAEAKPAAKAKAAHAAPAAAPEATGAPATYMPGAVPPPGVNARSWVLVDATSNTVLASGNADERVEPASLTKLMTAYLVFEALDKKKISMEQIVTPSAAVRRVGTDESRMFIEADKPVSVHDLVYGMIIQSGNDAAIALAELVGGSEAQFVNMMNDEAKRLGMKGTHFADVNGMPDPNHYTTAGDLATLSAHLIRDFPQYYGIFSEKEFKYNNIRQGNRNRLLWLDPTVDGLKTGHTQAAGYCLISSAKRQMPGTADAPRRLVSVMMGETKESDRTQDSMKMLNYGYSAFDAVRLFKGGQAISTPRLYKGKSNNVQVGVKGDQWVTVPRGLGDKVKTEVEVNAPLIAPLADGQPVGTVKIVADGKTLSQFPVVALQAVPEAGIFGRIWDSILLMFSKKK comes from the coding sequence ATGCGTTTGTCCTCCCAAGGCCTCAAGTCCCTCGCTTCTTCCATCGCCTTCGGCACCGCCGCGCGCAACGTCGCGCTCGGCGTGATGCTGCCCGTCGCGCTCGCGTCGACGATCGTCGCCGCCGAGGCGAAGCCCGCCGCCAAGGCCAAGGCAGCGCATGCCGCGCCGGCCGCCGCGCCCGAGGCGACCGGCGCGCCCGCGACCTACATGCCGGGCGCGGTGCCGCCGCCGGGCGTGAACGCGCGTTCGTGGGTGCTCGTCGACGCGACGAGCAACACCGTGCTCGCGTCGGGCAACGCGGACGAGCGCGTCGAGCCGGCGTCGCTGACGAAGCTGATGACCGCGTACCTCGTGTTCGAGGCGCTCGACAAGAAGAAGATCTCGATGGAGCAGATCGTCACGCCGAGCGCAGCGGTGCGCCGCGTCGGCACCGACGAATCGCGGATGTTCATCGAGGCGGACAAGCCGGTGTCGGTGCACGACCTCGTCTACGGGATGATCATCCAGTCGGGCAACGACGCGGCGATCGCGCTCGCCGAGCTGGTCGGCGGCAGCGAGGCGCAGTTCGTCAACATGATGAACGACGAGGCCAAGCGCCTCGGCATGAAGGGCACGCACTTCGCCGACGTGAACGGCATGCCCGACCCGAACCACTACACGACGGCCGGCGATCTCGCGACGCTGTCCGCGCACCTGATCCGCGATTTTCCGCAGTACTACGGCATCTTCTCGGAGAAGGAATTCAAGTACAACAACATCCGCCAGGGCAACCGCAACCGCCTGCTGTGGCTCGACCCGACGGTCGACGGCCTGAAGACCGGCCACACGCAGGCAGCGGGCTACTGCCTGATCTCGTCGGCGAAGCGGCAGATGCCGGGCACGGCGGATGCGCCGCGCCGCCTCGTGTCGGTGATGATGGGCGAGACCAAGGAAAGCGACCGCACGCAGGACAGCATGAAGATGCTGAACTACGGCTACAGCGCGTTCGATGCGGTGCGCCTGTTCAAGGGCGGCCAGGCGATCTCGACGCCGCGCCTCTACAAGGGCAAGAGCAACAACGTGCAGGTCGGCGTGAAGGGCGACCAGTGGGTGACGGTGCCGCGCGGCCTCGGCGACAAGGTGAAGACCGAGGTCGAGGTGAACGCGCCGCTGATCGCGCCGCTCGCGGACGGCCAGCCGGTCGGCACGGTGAAGATCGTCGCCGACGGCAAGACGCTGTCGCAGTTCCCGGTCGTCGCGCTGCAGGCGGTGCCGGAAGCGGGTATCTTCGGTCGTATCTGGGACTCGATCCTGCTGATGTTCAGCAAGAAGAAGTAA
- a CDS encoding D-amino acid aminotransferase, producing MSQAEFDPIVYLSVSSQEEMVPLSQARIPVLDRGFIFGDGVYEVVPVYAHDGAHVPFRIAQHLARLERSLKKIGIANPHDDAGWRALIERVVAANADGLGAGDALVYIQVTRGVAKRGHAFPANAVPTVFAMTSPLRVPSADERAAGVRCVTAEDRRWLHCDIKSTSLLGNVLMAQHAVEHDAFETLQLRDGNLTEGSSSNVWIVKNGELLVPPRSNRILEGIRYALLEELADECGIPFVAREISEVELRAADEIMITSATKEVLPVTALDDLPVNGGKPGPVFAALYDAYQRAKAREFEQFDLTRRK from the coding sequence ATGAGCCAAGCCGAATTCGACCCGATCGTCTACCTGAGCGTCTCCTCGCAGGAAGAGATGGTGCCGCTGTCGCAAGCCCGCATCCCGGTGCTCGACCGCGGGTTCATCTTCGGCGACGGTGTGTATGAGGTCGTCCCCGTCTACGCGCACGACGGCGCGCACGTGCCGTTCCGGATCGCGCAGCATCTCGCGCGGCTCGAGCGCAGCCTGAAGAAGATCGGCATCGCGAACCCGCACGACGACGCGGGGTGGCGCGCGCTGATCGAGCGCGTCGTCGCGGCGAACGCCGATGGCCTCGGCGCCGGCGACGCGCTCGTCTATATCCAGGTGACGCGCGGCGTCGCGAAGCGCGGCCACGCGTTCCCGGCGAACGCCGTGCCGACCGTGTTCGCGATGACGAGCCCGCTGCGCGTGCCGTCCGCCGACGAGCGCGCGGCCGGCGTGCGCTGCGTGACCGCCGAGGATCGGCGCTGGCTGCATTGCGACATCAAGTCGACCTCGCTGCTCGGCAACGTGCTGATGGCGCAGCATGCGGTCGAGCACGACGCGTTCGAGACGCTGCAGCTGCGCGACGGCAACCTGACCGAAGGCTCGTCGTCGAACGTGTGGATCGTGAAGAACGGCGAGCTGCTTGTGCCGCCGCGCAGCAACAGGATCCTCGAGGGGATCCGCTACGCGCTGCTCGAGGAGCTGGCCGACGAATGCGGGATTCCGTTCGTCGCGCGCGAAATCAGCGAAGTGGAGCTGCGCGCGGCCGACGAGATCATGATCACGTCGGCAACGAAGGAAGTGCTGCCCGTCACGGCGCTCGACGATTTGCCGGTGAATGGCGGCAAGCCCGGCCCGGTATTCGCGGCGTTGTACGACGCGTACCAGCGCGCGAAGGCGCGCGAGTTTGAACAGTTTGACCTAACCCGGAGAAAGTGA
- a CDS encoding YbeD family protein codes for MSEPSKTVELTGAIDTRKESLLEFPCDFPIKIMGKAHPEFKDTIFKVVSVHDNEIDLEKIEERASSGGNYTGLTITVRATSQEQLDNIYRALTGHPMVKVVL; via the coding sequence ATGAGCGAACCGTCCAAAACCGTCGAGCTGACCGGCGCGATCGATACCCGGAAGGAATCGCTGCTGGAGTTCCCGTGCGATTTCCCGATCAAGATCATGGGCAAGGCGCACCCGGAATTCAAGGACACGATCTTCAAGGTCGTGAGCGTCCACGACAACGAAATCGACCTCGAGAAGATCGAGGAGCGCGCGTCGAGCGGCGGCAACTACACGGGCCTCACGATCACCGTGCGCGCGACGAGCCAGGAGCAGCTCGACAACATCTACCGTGCGCTGACCGGCCATCCGATGGTCAAGGTCGTGCTCTGA